A segment of the Camelus dromedarius isolate mCamDro1 chromosome 34, mCamDro1.pat, whole genome shotgun sequence genome:
GGATGTGACGTGTGAAGGAGTAATCAAGCATGACTGCCGGGTTTGACTTGAAGGAGTCGTTCACTGAGTCGGGTAACACAGATAGAAGAGATATGGGGGAAAGATAAGATGGCACAAGAAATACTgatatttaagaaataagattAAGAGGGTGAAGGACCCCCAGTTTGACCGAGCAGGGATGACTGCTCTGGGCACCGAGCACTGCCACCTCCTCCACCTTGCCGCCCACGCGGCCAGCTAGGGCAGTGAGCAACGCGATGAAGGCGACCCTACTCCGCGCACAGTCCGAGCCTTGCGCATGCCCAGTGGGTTCTGTGCGCCGAGCCTGCGCAGTTGGGGGAATTCGGGCCCTTGGGATCCCCGCCCACTCGTAGCCTGCAGCCCCTAGGCGCCGGCAGCGCTACCTCTCCGCGCTGCCCGCCGCCCGGCACTCCCGCCCCTTCCGTGTTTTGGTCGCGCACGGGTTCCGTCAGTCCCAGCTGCGATTGGCTGCTAGAGGGATCCGAGAGCGCCGATTGGCGGTCTTCGGCCGTCGCTCAAGCGCCCTCCCCAAGACGGTgtgaggtgggaggagagctGAAGAGACCCGAGAGCCGACAGACGGTAAGCTGAAGGCTCCGGGCTTGGCGGGGTGGCGTCGGGGTACGCTCTGGGCCGGCTGCCGATGCTAGGCTTTCCCCCGGTCGCTTCGGCGAGGCTTTCTCTTGTAGCACGGCCAAGCTGGTCGGCCTGGCGCCTACAGCGTCCCCGGCCGGCAATCCCGACTCGAACTTCCCTGCTTTCCAGGCTGGGGCTTCACTGCCGCTGACACACGGTCACCACCAGGTCTTAGGGGGAAGCCTGCGCGGCTGCGGCTGAGAGGTTTACCCCTCTAGTcggtctccttccttccttccgaaTTTTACCCGTGCCCCAGGGGCCCGGTCCTCACCGCTTAGTGCAAGCCTTTCCTGTTTCGCCTGCCCGTTGGGATTTCTTCCGGTACAGCTCTCCCTCTTCGAGCGCTTTGTTTTGGTTGTTATCTAAACACATCAGTCTTATTTCTAATGGCCAAATTGTGAGGCCTTAGGAGGTTCTGGACCTGGGTCCCTCCTTTTTTTATATACTATTCAGGGTTCATTCGGTGCCTTGAGTTAGAATTTATGCTCCTAAGTACTTGCTGATTGCTTCTTACTATGACtcattgatgcaggaaaaacggatgtggggcgtgaggagtgccgtgtcccaggcttctggtgagcccctgggacgtgccctttcaagtgtgggtccttgatttcgcacaggaaagaattaaagagcgagccacagttgagtaaaggtagatttattcatagagctacattgaaaggcaagagaaaggccacgaggtgtgggggttgggtgctcagattaaaagtaggtacatgctccatagacaagagtgtgggccatctcagaagagggagacagagtggTCGGCCCTGAGGCaccgtgttgccagtttttatgtcTTCAGGGGCTTCATACGCTAATAAGTGAAAGGACCAATCTaactagtctggggaaggggctgggattcccaggaagttggccatttcccactctgactTTTTGTGGCTAGCTttggactgccatggtgcctgtgggcatgttattcaccatgttaatatattacaatgagtgtataataaAGCTAAAGATCttctagaagtcaaatctcccaccatgtTGAGCCTCAgtgcctactgggggttgaatctttcaccattttgatgttaattgctgtagcattcgttgaacggctgtgccctgccctcttcctgtctcatcATGATGAAAGGAAGTTTTGGAATCCTTGAGGTTGTTCCTTTCTAGGTCTTTTCGTAGAATTCGTCCTTTGAGCATCTCACCCCCAGAAGCAAGGATACGATAAGCCAGCACATGTTGAGTTCCAGCGGTGTTATACTAAGCATTTTGATATCCATTATCTGGCTTAACCAATAAATCAATTCAGTGAGTCAGGCATGATTATTCCCATGCTGCGTGGAAAACCTGggcttaagtaacttgcctaaggtcacatagctagtaaaagTTGGAGCTTTCTATCAAATGTGTTGAATCCTTCGCCCATTGCTGTGATATCAGTATCCTATTTTACATTTAAGGAAACAGAGTCAGAGAAGCTAGGTGATCTGTCCAAAAGTAAAGTAGTAAGTTACAGATTTACTTAAACATTAAAAGAGCATGTAGTAGGTACACGCTGGACCTGAAGTTAGAACTGAACAGAGTACAGGCCAAGATTTCTAGAAGCTTACAGCTTATTGGAGGAAACTGACAAAATAGCTACTCAATAAAACATGCTTTGGGTATTTTGTATACAGATACAATGTCTGTGGGGATGAGAGAATCAGACAAGAAGAGTGTCGACTGAAAGTACAAAGCCTAAAAGTTGAGATGTTTTATTCAGttgacatttctgaggactcaaactcCTTCGAGCCCAGGATGGTAGCCtcccagatggctctgagggactactctgaagaggtaggggaggagccaggatatataggagttttgcaacaaagaccaggtagtcggaacgttagaagattacttgttaactgaagaaaatcaGACACCTCAAGTttaagaatttagcgcttttctatctatgggagggagcaaacatttgggctcactgaaatcatttctttgacaagcacctagctgtcacattctgagtcccctcaggctGCAAGAGACCGGGCTGCCTGTTTGTCTTCACTGTAGGGGGTAGCAGCAGcgactgatgacttgatggcttcagcattctttgtttactgatatggtttgtaGTATTCATTCACAAGAGGTAAGATGGGAAGATGTTGGCAGAGAATGGAGCCAAACTCCCTGGCTCTCAATTCTGTCTGCATCACTTCCTAGCTTTGTGATCTGGGTAAATTCCTTAACCTACCTGggccgtttcctcatctgtgaagtggggtaATAATGGTGCCTACTTCAATAGGGTGGTTGTATCAATGAATTTTTATACATATAAgacacttagaacagtgcttggcatgtagtaGATACTAAATAGCTATTATATTCTAGACTGAGCAAACTCATTTGAGACAGgaaacttgaacccaggtcttctgagaaCCCTCATTTGCATTCTTTGCTTATAGAAAGAGGAGTGGGGACCAGAAAGTTACTTTGTCCTACAGCTCCCCAGGGTAGAAACAAGCAGGGCAcagggaaagaaagtaaagaaagctGGGGGAACAGTGAAAGAGGGATTCAGGGAGCTTTGCCTTAGTTTCAAGTCATTCTGTATATCTAGAGAGCCTGTCTCTTGGGCCTTATCCACCAGTCTGACAATAGCTATGTGTTTAGAATATTTATGCTTAGCCTTGTGCTGGACACAGTACAGGGACATGGGCATGATGTGGTATATACTCAGAAGCAGCTAATGTCCAGTTGGGTAAATGAGAATAGAACACAAAACAACCATGAGTGACCATGGGCAGCATAAAAAAAAGGTTGAGGTTTTCTGGTTTCATCTATGCTGGCCATCAGACCAAGAAGCAGGAGTCATCTGAGGGGCTGGATAGTTTAGGAAGGCTTCTTGGAATGTAGTCATATcctcacatttattgagtgtcttgAGGGTACGAAGCTCTGTGCTCATGCTGGGAATGAGAAGTGAAGAGATGGTCCCTGCCCTGAGACGCTCCTAGTCTAGAGGAGACACATTCCATTCCATTTAACAGGATGCTGGGATGAAGGTGTGTGTAGAGTGCTGTGGGTACAGGGGGTAGGGTATTTCACCTGTACCTGGGTGAGTTGGGAAAGGGCTCACCGAGGAGGGGACATTTGGGCTTGAAACATGAGTAGAAGTTGCTTAGGCAGAGAGTTTTAGGAGAATGTAATGTGtttaggaacaaaaataattgaaTGAGAGAAGAAGAGGGAATTAATAGACAGGTGTCGGGGGAAGAGCACGATCTTTGGATTAGAATCAAGGCACCAAATGAAGGGAAGTTTGGAAGAGGGCTCTCTGCAGGGCTGACACATGGTAGGCCCTCATATGAGTTAGTTTCCTTACCCAGCTCCTGGCGAGGTAAGTTTAGGCCAGTTGAAGAAGAGCACTGCATGCCATGCTCAATGGACTTGATTCTGTAGGTAGCAGAGGAGGTTTGGGCTGTTATGTCTGACTTTAGACGACTTTCCCTACCTTTTCTTCCCCCAGATTATGAAAGTAGTCCACATTTTCTCCTAATAGGGCTTCAGTATTATTCTGTGAGCAGCCCAGCAACCCCAggtacacacacaccccagaatGCCAGGGGTGACTGGCTGCTTCTCAGAGGAGCAGCAAGGCTGTGGATTAAGAGGGGGTTTCTTTGGTAAGCACTTAGGTATAGTAGGTTCTTATACTTACAGACGTGAAGGATTTTatgcattttgtattttctgggtttttcctTCTCAGTATGTAGTTAAGTTCTTTTTCAGAGTTCCCACCTATTTCATATAGACCAGAGGGAACACTCCCTTCCTGGGTACCACAGTGTGGGCAGCAAGAATCAGTGAGAATCCTCAAGCAGGAGACAATAGTCAGGGGACAGAGTCAGGGCCTATTAATGTTCTTTCTCCCCCCAGAGATTTTGCTTGCAGTGTCATCtgtcattctgttttgttttaatgaggaAAACTATTCTTTTATTGTTCCTAAAACTCTGCTCCCAGAACTACCCCCATCACAACTAGGGTGCTAAGTTAAAAGGGCAGATTTCTAGCTTTAACCCCATCCTTCCAAAATCTGAACCTCTAGGGGAGTGCCTGGAAAACTGCATTTGTGTGCATATTAAAGATTGCGAACTTTTAGTTTTTCATTCagctttttcaacaaatatttattacatgccTAAGCATGCCTAGTATACACCCAGTATATAACTGGACAGATAACTGCCTCTTATGTCAAATGGAATTTACATTTTAGTTCAGAGGATGTTAGGGCAATGGTGGAGTAGACCACTGGATAGATTAGGCAAAAGGAGTTTGTATGACATTTTGAAAGTCTAGTGGGGAATTTATGACCTGATACATTAAGAAATAAGGAGCTTCTAGGCTCATCTGTGTGGATTAGAAAGAatatggactttggagtcagtgTGACCTATGTGTGGTCTTGAGCAAACCagttaacctctccaagccttagGGCCTTACCTacaaatgaagttaaaaatagtACCTAACTCAGTGGGTGGTGTTGGTAATTAAATGACACAATGTAAATAAAGTGCTTAGTAAGATGCTTGGTGTACAGGAAGTgtgaaattaaaagcaaaagagTTTGTTATCCCTATTTCAAAGGTGAAGTTGTTCAGGAGTAGAAGGGTTAAGTTACTTGGCCAGGGTCATGCAGCTAAGTGGGTGGTGGACAGAGGAGTCTGGATTTGAACTCCAGTCATTCTCCAAAGCCATCTCTTTGAACTTGAGCATTGTTCTGCCTCCTGTAGGAATAATTTCTTCTTGGCAGGTTGCTCTGAAGCTTcttgaaaaaatgtctgttaaagTTCTTagctcagagcctggcacacatTCAATAATGTTAATTTGTGTTCTCCTTTCCCAGGGACAACAGACAGCTTCCAGAGGTTTGAGGAACCAGTACTCCATCCTCATTGAAAAGGCATGAGGTTTCTCACAGGTCACTGGGAAAACGCCTCCTGATTCTAGGCAGGCTGCCTGCCCAGCTGTTGACCCCCAGCAACACTTGGGTGGAATCGTTGCAGCTGCTGATTTCTTTCTACTCCTCTAGGGTGAAGGCCATGCCGCCTCCTGGGAAAGTTCCCCGAAAGGAGAACCTGGGGCTACAGTGTGAGTGGGGGTCCTGTTCTTTTGTGTGCTCGGCCATGGAGGAGTTCTGCGAACACGTTACTCAGCACCTGCAGCAGCacctgcagggctctggggaggaggaggaggaggacccgCTCGGTAAGGGAGCAGGACACAGGAAGGGAAGGCGCTCACGGGATGGTGGAAAATCTGATTTTCCTTGCCccagagggagaaggcagcctgCAAGGGCAGTGGTTTATTTTCCTAATTATgtgggagttttttgtttgtttataaaaacaTTGCAGATTGATTATAGAAAACTCATTCAACAGAGATTATGGAATGAACCTGCCATCGAAAGTCAATTATGAGCAATACTTAGTGAACATTCTTTCTGACCTCTCTCTGCATGTGTATACATAAATTagataaatatgattttattttttaaaacaggatcaTATTGTACAAACTGTTGGCAACTTTGTTTTCACTCCAGTTAGGTATACATTTTACGTCATAACCCTGTACACAAAAGTTAACAAATACTTAAGACAATACTTGCCTTTATTAAATGCTATCTGAAATGTTCAATCttattttctatcatttaaaaaaatgtggtttgCTATCCCCTAAATTGATTCCACTACCCACTAATGGTAAAcaacacagtttgaaaaacagtGTTCTATGGGAAGTACAGATAGAGCTCTCGTTCCCCCACCTCCAATTCTGTTTTATGTCTAGTACCTGTTAACTATAACTAATAGCTTCAAAAGTCAAGTAATACTTATACAAAAGAGAAATTAGGGGATTATTATATTTTCCTAAGTATCTACTTTTAAAACAAGTAAATCCCTATAAAGCATTGAAAATACGGTGCTCAGAGAGATGCAAGAGAGACAGGAAATGAATTGGAGTAGTCAGTGGGCCTTCTAGAGAAGGCAGAACATGGGAGAAAGAAGGGCTTTCGGTTTGACAGGAAGGAGTGGGAGGTGTCCCAGGGTCTTCCTGGAACAGCAGAAACTCCGAGCACATGCCAGCCACACCTGTCGTCTCTGCGTCGCTGGCACTGGGCCTTGTACACAGTCCCCCTGACTAGACCACAGTTGCCCTCCACCTCGTTGCAATCATACACATGATTATTTGATGTCTTTTTCTCCCTGACTGAAAGTTGTGCAGGGGCAAGGACTTTTACTTGTTGTATCcccggtgcctggcacacaattaGTGGTCGTTAAATACtggtatttgctgaatgaactcCTGGTAGTTTAGTCAGTCCAGCCTCCTCACTTGCTGCTAAGTGAACGGAGAGCTTTGGAAAGTATCACACTCTTCCTTCTAAACCCCTTTCTGCAGAGGAAGAATTCTCCTGTTTGTGGCAGGAGTGTGGCTTTTGTTCTCTGGACAGTTCTGATCTCGTCCGCCACGTCTACTTCCACTGCTACCACACCAAGCTGAAGCAATGGGGGCTGCAGGCCCTGCAGAGCCAGGCTGATCTCAGCCCCTGCATCCTGGACTTAAAGAGCCGCAACCTCATCCCTGACATCCCTGAGCACTTCCTGTGTCTGTGGGAGCACTGTGAGGTCAGCAGGCAGAGCTGGTAATAGGGATGGAGGGAAGTTGGGGATCTTAGCTCAAGATGCCTTGACCCTTTCAGGGATGCCCAGTATTCCTGAGGTTTCTGCTAGTATCCCTCTTCCATTTCCGGGTAGCCCCCTCGCTTAAACTTCCCTGTCCCCACCAAGTTAATTTGGGAGAGAGCCAAGAAGCCCTCTTCGGACACCTAAGTGTAAGAGTCCCTCCACCTACCCTCAGTCCTTACCCCAAGTtgcacctggcacagagctccttcGACAATCCCGAGTGGTTCTATCGGCACGTGGAAGCACACAGCCTGTGCTGTGAATACCAGGCAGTCGGCAAGGACAACCACGTGGTGCTGTGTGGCTGGAAAGGTAGGGCCACTCCTTAATTTCTGACCTCCAAAGAAACCCTGGGGTTGCTAAGGGGTTAGGGCAGCTAGGGGTGGGGCCAGTCCTACAGGGCAAGGTTGGCTACTTGCTGGAGAGACTTGGGGGTACCACAGCCTACTCTGAGGGTTTGTGGCTGGACCCGACTGGGCCTTCCTTCCCAGACTGTACCTGCACCTTCAAGGACCGCTTTAAGCTTCGAGAGCACCTCCGCAGTCACACCCAGGAGAAGGTGGTGGCCTGCCCCACCTGTGGGGGCATGTTTGCCAACAACACCAAGTTCTTAGATCACATCCGTCGCCAGACCTCATTGGATCGtaagtaatcagagtaaaagggGAGCGGGTGCAGGCTGTCCTGCTTGGGGTAGGGGTTGGAGGCATATTCCCAGGACAGGAGGCCCCTGAAGTTATCTGCGACTTGGCTACATCTGCCTTGAAGGCTCAGTCATCTGCCACGCACAGTCTCTGCTGATTGAGACTCATTAGACACTGTTATTCCGTGCTTACTGTGTGTCATAGCTCTTCTCAGTGactcctcacagcagccccatGAGGTAGGCTTCTTATCCCcctttttgcagatgaggaaactgagactcagagaggttaatcatttacctgagatcacacagctagtaagtggtcaAGCCGGAATTCTAATTCAGGTTTTCGAGTCCAAGTCCCATGCTCTTTCCACAATACTATGTCCATCCCTAGTTCCCTAGGCTCCCCTTTTCTCTTGGGGGGAGGTTTCCTTCCACCTGGGATGGTTCCCCCCTCCCGGGTTCGCTCTCTTTTGCCTCTTCACCATCCCCCACAGCCCACCCTTTCTTCTGCCCACCCCACCAGAGCAACACTTCCAGTGCTCTCACTGCTCCAAGAGATTTGCCACAGAGCGGCTGCTGCGGGACCACATGCGTAACCACGGTGAGTGGCCAGTCACCCCCATCCTCCTGGCCTGCCCTCCGAGGTTCCACTGGCCCTCAGATCACAGCCTGCTCTCTGCCCCTCTCAGTGAATCACTATAAGTGCCCTCTGTGCGACATGACCTGCCCGCTGCCATCCTCCCTCCGAAACCACATGCGCTTTCGCCATAGTGAGGACCGGCCCTTTAAATGTGACTGTTGTGACTACAGGTAAGGGGAAACAGGGCCCAGAGATCAGACTCAATTTCCAGGGTCCCCCATGCCCTCTAACCTTTACTTACCTCTCCCGGCAGCTGCAAGAATCTAATCGACCTCCGGAAGCACCTGGATACCCATAGCAAGGAGCCAGCCTACAGGTGTGATTTTGAGAACTGCACCTTCAGTGCCCGCTCGCTCTGCTCTATCAAGTCCCATTACCGAAAAGTGCATGAAGTGAGTGGGGCTGGTGGTAGGGAAGGGCCTGCAGAAGTGCGGGGGAGCCAGGAGGAGAAGCTGGCCTtactctccctctgctccccatcAGGGAGATTCAGAGCCAAGGTACAGATGCCACGTGTGTGACAAATGCTTCACAAGGGGCAACAGCCTCACTGTACACCTTCGCAAGAAGCACCAGTTCAAGTGGCCTTCAGGACACCCCCGTTTTCGGTATGTCTTTCAACAACCCCCTCCTTCCCACATTTTTCCCCATGCCATTCAACAATTTACAGACCTTGAATTTGATGATCCTTTGGTATCAACCATCTCCATTTAGGCTCAAGGAACCTTGAGAACAGTGGTTGGGCaaagattatttttctgatttttgttttgaatctAAGGCACGATGCCAAACCCAATAAATGATGCCAGAAGTCCTGCAGCCAGAACCAGAGCTAGGGCCTAAGGGTCCTGATCTGTAGCTCCATGGCCTTCTCATAAATCCTTTGACAATCCTACCATCCAACACAGatcatttctctccttcccctcccctccccctccattttGAGTAAGGATCCATCTTGccttttcttctaaatattccaataaaaatcttttttgtcttttaccTCCATCACTTAGAATCCTAGGGCTTCTTCCTTCCCTCGTATTGTCTCCTACCTCACCAATCTCCAAGCCATTTCTGCCTCCCCCTGCCCGTGTTTGCTGCCCCCTGTGCTCCCCCTTCACCAGGTACAAGGAGCATGAAGACGGTTACATGCGGCTGCAGCTGGTTCGCTATGAGAGTGTAGAGCTGACCCAACAGCTACTGGGGCAGCCACAGGAGGGATCGGGCCTGGGAGCATCCCTGAATGAGAGCAGCCTGCAGGGGATCATTCTGGAAACAGTGCTGGGGGAGCCAGGACCTCAGGAAGAGGTGGAAGAggctgaagaggaagaggaaggcggGGGCAATGAGCGGGCATCCCTGGCAGCCTCTCAGGACACTCCCAGCCCTGTCATCCACATGGTGAATCAGACCAACACCCAAGGCGAACGAGGGATTGTCTACTATGTGCTGTCTGAAGCCCCGGGTGAGCCACCCCCCAGCCTCTGAGTCCCCCTCAGGGGGTGTCATGGAAAAGCTTCAGGGACTAGCTGAGGAGCCGGAAGTCCAGGTGATGTAATGATGTAAAGGCTGCAGCGCCTGACCATTGCTACCCCCCAGGCGCGGGGTTTGAGCCCGGCTGGTGGCAGTACCCCTAGTGGGTCCAACAGATGCCTTAGGAGTGGTGCCGAGAGCAGTGTGGTCCACTCTGGACCCAGCTGGCATCATTTGGCAGACTGACGTCTTCCCATTTCTGCCACACCACGATTTGTGGGGATCCTGAGGAGTTTGGATTCTTTGAGGGGGGTACCCTAGTTGTGTGTGTTCTTGTAATGGGGTAGTGTCAGGCTTAACCATAACCCCCTAGATGTGCGGGAACAGTGGTTAAAGTCCTTCAGCAGCTTGAATCCACTCCCATCTTTAGGGGACCCTAGGTCCAGGGATGACATGTAACTGGTCCTTGCAAGGGCCCTTTCTTCACAACCATCCGAGGCGTCATCAACCAGGCAGTCGTTTCCGTCTAAATGGTTCTTCCTACAACCCCAAGAACTTACATGGTTATCCTCAGGGATGGCATTGGAGGCACTGAGCGTGTGCGTAACATTTGTTTTTGGTAATAAAAGAAACACTTGGGCTGTtactcatttcttcttccttacaTTTGGTGGTATTGCCTAGGTAATGAGGAGATATGTCTGCCCAGATGACAAGCTGAATGATTAAGTTTGTTCCCCTTTTAGGGACtgggatttgtttttgtttgaaactGGCCTCTTGTTCCCTGCTCTCCCACCCCTGCCTTACCTTTGGTGaaacttctctatttcttctCGGAACATCTACCATCTCCGTGGAGGTCCCAGGCATAGGCCAGGAATGGGCAGTAGAACACTCTAGAGTGGGTAAGTGAGGCTCACCAGGAAGATAGGGCACCCCACCATGGCCACACTCTCTGAGTGCTGGTTAGACCCAGTGTCTCTGGGTTGGGGGTGGatgtggagggaagggaaggtaCTCAGGGTCCAGGAACCAAGTTAGAAATGGTGTCTGGATGTGCATTTTCCTGGGGAAATGAtcgtggttttttttgttttgttttgttttgttttcattagaTTCTCAAAGGGGTTGGAACCTTCAAAATAAGAACCTTCTTTTTTTGGCCTGTCCAGTCACTCCTTAGTGCCCTGTGTCTATTTTTAGTGTCTCTGACATTCTGAAGAGGTCAAGGAGATACTGTGAGGGGTCTTGTGTGGGCAGGAAGCTGCCACAAAAGGGTTTCTGGGCCTTCTTTTAAAAGACTAATGTGATTCTTACTGCAAAAACTGAGTGCCTATTGCTGAAAGAATCAAGGAAGAAAAGTCTCTTCATTCATTCCATCCACCATTTACTGAGTTCCTCCTATAGTTCAGGCACTGTGACAGGTGTTaaggatacaaagataaataaacttGAGGACCTGCCCTGGAGGGACTTGCAGTCCAGCAGTGAGGaaagacctaaataagtggaATGAGAGGCCTGTCAGGGTTCACTTAGGAGGCTCAAAGTAGAAGCTGACAGTATTACTTGGGCAAGGGATCAGGAAGGGGCTTCATCAAGGAAGTGATTAGAGCTACTATCTACGAAGGGACGGGCAGgttattccaggcagaggagaccAGGTCTATACACGAACCTAAAGGAGTGCTTTATGGTCTGAGCCCAGAAGGGCAGtaggccaaggagagaggcaaGACTGAGAAGGAAGGCAAAGCCACCCAAAAGGACTGTGTCAAGTTTTTAGAACGAGGGTTCTGGTGATGACGGGGAAAGTAAATCAGAAGAGTGCGAGAGCAAGCAGGTGCAAGTTAGGGGCtgctgcaggaattcaggcaggaAATAGTGAGGGCTTGAGGGTGAAGTTGAGGTGGATGTTCACTTTGCCTCTGCAAGAACCCCTTCAAGAAATGGCAgtgtggaggagagaggaaacGTGAATGAAGACGTCCCCAAAGTGGAGCCGCTGCATTTCTAGGCTTGTTTCTTTAGAACCCTGTACTAACTTTGTGACCCACACCTTGTTCCTCCACTCAGCACGTGTGTAATCCCACTTTCCCCACCAGGCCTTCAGGTAGTTGAACACGAGGGAGGCTTCTTTGGGCTAAGTACCCTCAGTCTCCTCTTAACCTCCTTGTATCGTATAGTTTGGGgtctcctctccaccccacctcctcgGGGCCTGTGCTTTTGGTGGTCACGCTGTGCTCTCGGTTTATGGTGATGCCACTGCCCTCTAGAACCCCTCAGCCTTCACATGTCTCGTTACTGCCCAGAGCACGCTCCTTTGCTTTGGATGAGTGCAGTGGTTATCTTGCACTTAACAGCAGACCCTCGTGCTTGTCCTCATTTAGTTTTGTCTTGTTAGATTCGATTGACAGCTGTTCCCAAGTGGTAGGTTAAAAGGTTGACTGGAGCAGGGCCAGAGGCAGTCCCTCAAACGTAAGTGGCTAGAGACCTTTCTCCTAATCAAGACCAGAGGAAGACCGAGGGCTCTGAATCCTGAAAAGAGACTGGTGCCCCATTctctgtataattcaaaatgaaaatactaaacCAGGAAGCATACAAGGAAGTTCAACATGAtgatacttacatatatatgaactATCAAATTCTggtctcagttttttcctttcattttttggtGTCTCTATTTTGCTGGTCTTTTAAGCAGTGGCTTGGTCTGCCCCTTGAGTAACCCAGCATTACTGGTGCCATCCATCTCTCAGCTGAGCAGTGCCTTCAGAATCAGGCTAGCACCCTGTGAACAGGGCCTTCCCTGCCAGTCTTATCAGTCATGCCCACACCAAACCCCATTGCTCTCTCTGGACTATGGGGACAGCAGAAGATGTTCTGGCCTGCTACCACATGATTCCAGTTCTCCAGGAGGAGGGCATCCTGGGCTCTGTGTACATGGGTTGGAAAATGCTGGATATTGAGTCTAAGCAGTCATTTTGGTGGGTCAGTGGAAGGATACTAGAGGTTGGGGGTGGGTAACCCTGGGTAGCAGACCCCTGGAGGGAGAGGATGCCAGTACTAATTTGATTGCCTTAGAGTTTTAT
Coding sequences within it:
- the HINFP gene encoding histone H4 transcription factor isoform X3; translation: MPPPGKVPRKENLGLQCEWGSCSFVCSAMEEFCEHVTQHLQQHLQGSGEEEEEDPLEEEFSCLWQECGFCSLDSSDLVRHVYFHCYHTKLKQWGLQALQSQADLSPCILDLKSRNLIPDIPEHFLCLWEHCESSFDNPEWFYRHVEAHSLCCEYQAVGKDNHVVLCGWKDCTCTFKDRFKLREHLRSHTQEKVVACPTCGGMFANNTKFLDHIRRQTSLDQQHFQCSHCSKRFATERLLRDHMRNHVNHYKCPLCDMTCPLPSSLRNHMRFRHSEDRPFKCDCCDYSCKNLIDLRKHLDTHSKEPAYRCDFENCTFSARSLCSIKSHYRKVHEGDSEPRYRCHVCDKCFTRGNSLTVHLRKKHQFKWPSGHPRFRHFCLPLPVFAAPCAPPSPGTRSMKTVTCGCSWFAMRV
- the HINFP gene encoding histone H4 transcription factor isoform X1, encoding MPPPGKVPRKENLGLQCEWGSCSFVCSAMEEFCEHVTQHLQQHLQGSGEEEEEDPLEEEFSCLWQECGFCSLDSSDLVRHVYFHCYHTKLKQWGLQALQSQADLSPCILDLKSRNLIPDIPEHFLCLWEHCESSFDNPEWFYRHVEAHSLCCEYQAVGKDNHVVLCGWKDCTCTFKDRFKLREHLRSHTQEKVVACPTCGGMFANNTKFLDHIRRQTSLDQQHFQCSHCSKRFATERLLRDHMRNHVNHYKCPLCDMTCPLPSSLRNHMRFRHSEDRPFKCDCCDYSCKNLIDLRKHLDTHSKEPAYRCDFENCTFSARSLCSIKSHYRKVHEGDSEPRYRCHVCDKCFTRGNSLTVHLRKKHQFKWPSGHPRFRILGLLPSLVLSPTSPISKPFLPPPARVCCPLCSPFTRYKEHEDGYMRLQLVRYESVELTQQLLGQPQEGSGLGASLNESSLQGIILETVLGEPGPQEEVEEAEEEEEGGGNERASLAASQDTPSPVIHMVNQTNTQGERGIVYYVLSEAPGEPPPSL
- the HINFP gene encoding histone H4 transcription factor isoform X2, with product MPPPGKVPRKENLGLQCEWGSCSFVCSAMEEFCEHVTQHLQQHLQGSGEEEEEDPLEEEFSCLWQECGFCSLDSSDLVRHVYFHCYHTKLKQWGLQALQSQADLSPCILDLKSRNLIPDIPEHFLCLWEHCESSFDNPEWFYRHVEAHSLCCEYQAVGKDNHVVLCGWKDCTCTFKDRFKLREHLRSHTQEKVVACPTCGGMFANNTKFLDHIRRQTSLDQQHFQCSHCSKRFATERLLRDHMRNHVNHYKCPLCDMTCPLPSSLRNHMRFRHSEDRPFKCDCCDYSCKNLIDLRKHLDTHSKEPAYRCDFENCTFSARSLCSIKSHYRKVHEGDSEPRYRCHVCDKCFTRGNSLTVHLRKKHQFKWPSGHPRFRYKEHEDGYMRLQLVRYESVELTQQLLGQPQEGSGLGASLNESSLQGIILETVLGEPGPQEEVEEAEEEEEGGGNERASLAASQDTPSPVIHMVNQTNTQGERGIVYYVLSEAPGEPPPSL